One Streptomyces lincolnensis genomic region harbors:
- a CDS encoding MFS transporter, translated as MAAAKTPQGATGIGGSKGIKGNKGSRVGKGSGQGGGTGRVRGSLRSVGRALHLPARGIRKATHAHGAGESGLGKLIELHGVNGAGDVMITVALASTVFFSVPTDEARGRVALYLAITMAPFTVLAPVIGPLLDRLPHGRRAAMAGAMLARALLALVLSGAVVTGSIEMYPAALGVLVASKAYGVVRSAVVPRLLPPKFSLVKANSRVTLGGLLATGIAAPIGAGLQALGPRWPLYGAFVIFVAGTFLSFTLPPKVDSAKGEDVALLAADENHLHGPHLKPVKRPGLRTVGIAVTHALGANAALRCLSGFLTFFLAFLLREHPLSGESAAVSLGIVIVAAGAGNAIGTSVGAWLRSRAPELIIVTVVAIVVGAAITAAIFFGAVLVACLAGIAGFAQALSKLSLDALIQRDVPEQVRTSAFARSETLLQVSSVFGGVVGIVMPLNGTLGLFVGAAFVAVGWLATVKGLLGSARHGGAARPRVA; from the coding sequence GTGGCAGCCGCGAAGACGCCCCAAGGTGCCACCGGGATCGGTGGGTCCAAAGGGATCAAGGGAAACAAGGGCAGCAGAGTCGGCAAGGGCAGTGGTCAAGGCGGCGGGACGGGCCGGGTACGCGGCTCCCTCCGCTCCGTCGGGCGTGCCCTGCACCTGCCCGCCCGCGGCATCCGCAAGGCGACCCACGCGCACGGAGCCGGCGAGTCCGGTCTGGGCAAGCTGATCGAACTCCACGGGGTGAACGGCGCCGGTGACGTGATGATCACCGTCGCGCTCGCCTCCACCGTCTTCTTCTCCGTCCCCACGGACGAGGCCCGCGGCCGGGTCGCGCTCTACCTGGCGATCACCATGGCGCCCTTCACGGTGCTCGCCCCGGTGATCGGCCCGCTCCTGGACCGGCTGCCGCACGGCCGCCGGGCCGCCATGGCGGGCGCCATGCTCGCCCGCGCCCTGCTCGCCCTGGTCCTGTCGGGCGCGGTCGTCACCGGCAGCATCGAGATGTATCCGGCCGCGCTCGGCGTGCTGGTGGCGTCGAAGGCGTACGGCGTGGTCAGAAGCGCGGTGGTGCCACGCCTGCTGCCACCGAAGTTCTCCCTGGTCAAGGCGAACTCCCGGGTCACTCTGGGCGGGCTCCTGGCGACCGGGATCGCGGCGCCGATAGGGGCCGGGCTCCAGGCGCTCGGACCGCGCTGGCCGCTCTACGGCGCCTTCGTGATCTTCGTGGCGGGGACCTTCCTGTCCTTCACGCTGCCGCCGAAGGTCGACTCGGCCAAGGGCGAGGACGTGGCGCTGCTGGCCGCCGACGAGAACCATCTGCACGGCCCGCATCTCAAGCCGGTCAAGCGGCCCGGGCTGCGCACGGTCGGCATCGCCGTCACCCACGCCCTCGGCGCCAACGCGGCCCTGCGCTGTCTGTCCGGCTTCCTGACCTTCTTCCTCGCCTTCCTGCTGCGGGAGCATCCGCTCAGCGGCGAGAGCGCGGCGGTGTCCCTGGGCATCGTGATCGTCGCGGCGGGCGCGGGCAACGCCATCGGTACGTCGGTGGGGGCCTGGCTGCGCTCCAGAGCGCCGGAGCTGATCATCGTGACGGTGGTGGCGATCGTGGTGGGCGCGGCGATCACCGCGGCGATCTTCTTCGGCGCGGTCCTGGTGGCGTGTCTGGCGGGGATCGCCGGGTTCGCGCAGGCCCTGTCCAAGCTGTCGCTGGACGCGCTGATCCAGCGGGACGTGCCGGAGCAGGTGCGCACCTCGGCCTTCGCCCGCTCCGAGACGCTGCTCCAGGTGTCGTCGGTGTTCGGGGGCGTGGTCGGCATCGTGATGCCGCTCAACGGCACGCTGGGCCTGTTCGTGGGCGCCGCGTTCGTCGCCGTCGGCTGGCTGGCCACCGTCAAGGGGCTCCTCGGCTCGGCCCGCCACGGCGGCGCGGCGCGGCCGCGGGTGGCGTAA
- a CDS encoding futalosine hydrolase, whose translation MRVLVATAVPVERDAVARAFPGPFEEVRLPGATLRRAAGHDLLAVGVGPALAAASTATALTVAALEGSPYGLVVSAGIGGGFAPQAPVGSLVVAEEITAADLGAETAEGFVPVTGLGFGVVTHRPPESLVREVVSATGARPGTVLTVSTVTGTASRAAALRAAHPRALAEAMEGFGVAEAAAAHGVPVLELRAVSNPVGPRDRAAWRIPDALAALTAGFGKLAPVLESWNPYDDQ comes from the coding sequence ATGCGCGTACTCGTAGCCACCGCGGTCCCGGTCGAACGGGACGCGGTGGCACGCGCGTTCCCGGGGCCCTTCGAGGAGGTACGGCTGCCCGGTGCGACCCTGCGCCGGGCGGCCGGCCACGACCTGCTCGCCGTCGGTGTCGGCCCCGCCCTCGCCGCCGCCTCCACCGCCACCGCTCTCACCGTCGCCGCGCTCGAAGGCAGCCCCTACGGCCTCGTCGTGTCGGCCGGGATCGGGGGCGGCTTCGCGCCGCAGGCGCCCGTCGGGTCGCTCGTCGTCGCGGAGGAGATCACCGCGGCCGACCTGGGGGCCGAGACGGCGGAGGGGTTCGTGCCGGTGACCGGGCTGGGGTTCGGGGTCGTCACGCACCGTCCGCCGGAATCACTCGTTCGGGAGGTCGTGTCGGCGACCGGGGCGCGCCCCGGCACCGTGCTCACCGTGTCGACCGTGACCGGAACGGCCAGCCGGGCCGCCGCGCTGCGGGCCGCCCACCCCCGCGCGCTCGCCGAGGCCATGGAGGGCTTCGGGGTCGCCGAGGCGGCCGCGGCGCACGGCGTGCCCGTCCTGGAGCTGCGGGCGGTGTCCAACCCGGTGGGCCCGCGCGACCGCGCCGCCTGGCGCATCCCGGACGCCCTGGCGGCCCTCACGGCGGGCTTCGGGAAGCTCGCACCCGTACTGGAGAGTTGGAACCCGTATGACGACCAGTGA
- a CDS encoding DUF3027 domain-containing protein, with amino-acid sequence MSAATTRSRTPDRLCAEAVDLARTAAEEAAAPGVVGEHAGLVSEGDRVVTHFFECKELGYRGWRWAVTVARASRAKFVTLDEVVLLPGPDALLAPEWVPWSERLRPGDMGPGDLLPTDAEDLRLEPGYTGEDEPLPSAPVSEEMAELVEAEDAEVTPQPPANLPVAPLRGSITAVAEELGMRRARVLSRYGLHIAADRWEESYGAKTPMAQAAPAPCVSCGFLVPLGGSLGQAFGLCANEFAPADGRVVSLAYGCGGHSEAAVMPKPPQPALPVIDETRVDPFPLRPARDSGSVPDVSDEETAELGHS; translated from the coding sequence GTGAGCGCAGCGACCACGCGAAGCCGCACCCCCGACCGCTTGTGCGCCGAGGCCGTCGACCTCGCCCGCACCGCCGCCGAGGAGGCCGCCGCCCCCGGTGTGGTCGGCGAGCACGCGGGACTGGTGTCCGAGGGTGACCGGGTGGTCACGCACTTCTTCGAGTGCAAGGAACTCGGCTACCGGGGATGGCGCTGGGCCGTCACCGTGGCCCGGGCCTCCCGCGCCAAGTTCGTCACCCTCGACGAGGTCGTGCTGCTGCCCGGCCCGGACGCGCTCCTCGCACCCGAGTGGGTGCCCTGGAGCGAGCGCCTGCGCCCCGGCGACATGGGCCCGGGCGATCTGCTCCCCACGGACGCCGAGGACCTGCGTCTGGAACCCGGCTACACCGGCGAGGACGAGCCGCTGCCGAGCGCGCCCGTCTCCGAGGAGATGGCCGAACTGGTCGAGGCGGAGGACGCGGAGGTGACCCCGCAGCCCCCGGCGAACCTCCCGGTGGCCCCCCTGCGCGGCTCCATCACCGCGGTCGCCGAGGAACTGGGCATGCGCCGGGCGCGCGTCCTGTCCCGCTACGGCCTGCACATCGCGGCCGACCGCTGGGAGGAGTCCTACGGCGCCAAGACCCCCATGGCCCAGGCCGCCCCCGCCCCCTGCGTCAGCTGCGGCTTCCTGGTCCCGCTCGGCGGCTCCCTGGGCCAGGCCTTCGGCCTGTGCGCCAACGAGTTCGCCCCGGCGGACGGCCGCGTGGTCTCGCTGGCGTACGGCTGCGGCGGGCACTCCGAGGCCGCGGTCATGCCGAAACCTCCGCAGCCCGCCCTCCCGGTGATCGACGAGACGCGGGTGGACCCCTTCCCGCTCCGCCCGGCCCGCGACTCCGGTTCCGTACCGGACGTCTCCGACGAGGAAACGGCGGAACTGGGGCACTCGTAG